The segment GCTTCACCAAATTTGTCATCGTGGTCCCTTCAATCGCCATTAAAGAAGGTGTTTATAAATCGCTGGAGATCACTAAAGAGCACTTTAATGGGATTTATGCCGGTACGCCGGTGGATTTCTTCTTATATGACGCTAAAAAATTGGGCCAGGTGCGTAACTTCGCGACCAGCTCCACCATACAGATAATGGTGGCCACGGTGGGGGCCATCAATAAGAAGGACATCAACAACCTCTATAAGCAAAGCGAGAAAACGGGCGGCGAGAAGCCCATTGATCTCATAAAGGCTGCCCAGCCCATCGTCATTGTGGACGAGCCTCAGAGCGTGGATGGTGGCCTAAAAGGCGCTGGTAGAATGGCGTTGGATGCCATGAATCCACTCTGCACGCTGCGCTATTCGGCTACCCATGTAGACAAGCACCATATGGTGTATCGCCTTGATGCGCTTGATGCTTATGAGCGCAAGCTGGTTAAGCAAATCGAAGTGGCGGCCGCCACGGTTGAAGATGCTCATAACAGAGCCTTTGTGCGACTGGTATCGGTGAGTAATAAGCGCGGCAACATCACTGCCAAGGTCGAGCTAAGTGTAAAAACCGCTACGGGGGTTAAGCGCCAAGAGGTGACGGTGAGTGACGGAGACGAACTACAGCCTCTTGCGAAGCGTGATATCTATGCTGACTTTCGCGTGGGTGAGATCAATACATCCAAGGGGGCAGAGTTTTTGGAGCTGCGTTACCCCGGCGGTGAAGAGTTCCTTCAATTGGGGCAGGCCCATGGTGACGTGGATCGGCTGGCCGTGCAGCGAGAGATGATACGTCGCACTATTCGCGAACATCTTGATAAGGAAAAGGTGCTGCGGCCGCAGGGGATTAAAGTCTTGTCCCTTTTCTTCATCGATTCGGTAGAGCTTTACCGCCAATATGATGCCGAGGGCAATCCTGTGAAAGGCGCCTATGCGCGTATTTTCGAGGAAGAGTATCGGCGAGCGGCTAAGCTACCCGCCTACCAAAGCCTCTTCAACGACGTGGACTGGGGGTACGCCGCTGAAGAAGCGCATGACGGTTACTTCTCCGTCGATAGAAAAGGGGGGTGGTTAGATACCGCGGAAAACAATGCCAGCGGCCGTGAGAATGCGGAGCGGGCATACAACCTAATTATGAAAGATAAAGAGAAGCTGCTTTCCTTCGCGACACCACTCAAGTTCATTTTCTCCCACTCAGCGCTTAAGGAAGGTTGGGACAGCCCCAACGTTTTCCAGATTTGTACCTTGCGGGAAATGGGCTCTGAGCGTGAGCGGCGTCAGTCTATTGGCAGGGGCTTAAGGCTGTGTGTGAACCAGGAGGGTGAGCGTGTTCATGGCTTCGACATTAACCGCCTCACCGTCATCGCCACGGAGTCTTATGAACAGTTTGCTGAAAACCTGCAAAGTGAAATTGAGGCCGAAACGGGCATCCGCTTCGGTGTGCTGGAGCAACACCAGTTCGCCGGTATTACCGTTACGTCTGCCGATGAAACTCTCTCCGCATTAGGCTTAGAGCAGTCTAAAAAGCTGTGGGAGTACTTAATGACGGCGGGGTACATCGACGCCAACGGCGTTGTACAGGAGTCACTGAAGCAGGTTTTGAAAAATGGCACTTTGGAATTGCCAGCAACGTTTAACACGGCGCATCGCGACCAGATTATCGAGGTGCTACGTAAGGTCTCTGGGCGGCTGGAAGTAAAAAATGCCGACGAGCGCAAGCCGGTGCCGCTGCGTAAAGACAAGGCGGGCAAAGCCGTTTATCTATCAGATGAGTTCAAGGCACTGTGGGACCGTATCAAGTACCAAACGACCTATCGGGTGCAGTTCGACAATGCCCAATTGCTGGATGACTGCATCGATGCTTTAAAGGCCGCTCCGGCCATTTCGAAAGCACGGCTACAGTGGCGCAAGGTTGATATTGCGATTGGAAAAGGCGGCGTACAGGCGACGGAAAAGGACGGCGCCAGTACGGTTGTGCTTAATGAATCTGACATTGAGCTGCCGGACTTATTGACCGAACTGCAGGACCGTACTCATCTAACGCGTCGGAGTATCGTCACTATTCTGACCAAAAGCGGTCGCCTGGATGATTTCAAGTGCAACCCCCAGCAATTTATTGAACAGGCTGGCGAAATTATCAATCGCTGCAAGCGCTTAGCGTTAGTCGATGGCATTAAATACCACAAATTAGGCGAGGAACACTTCTACGCCCAAGAGCTGTTCGCTAAGGATGAGCTGACCGGCTATCTACGCAACATGCTACTGGATACTCAACGGTCTATTCATGAGCACGTCATATTTGATTCGAACACCGAAAGGGACTTCGCCGACTCATTAGAGAAAAATGACGGCGTGGAGCTTTATACTAAGTTACCCAGCTGGTTTAAAGTGCCCACTCCATTGGGGTCATACAATCCTGATTGGGCGATTGTGTTCGACAAAGGAGGCGAGCAGCGGCTCTATTTTGTTGTGGAGACCAAGAACAGCCTTTTCGGTGATGACCGCCGAAGTAACGAAAACGCCAAAATAAAGTGTGGTATGGCGCACTTTTCAGCGTTAGAGGAAAGTGAAAACCCTGCCCGTTATCTCGTGGCTACATCGTTAGAGGATGTGCTTAAAACGACGTAGTAGTAGCGATTTCATCGCGGTGAAGTCGTTAGCTTTTTGTGTTGTCGGTGCCGGTTTTGCTCCACAAGCGCTGGGTTGGATATTAACCATCTATGGTATTGAGCGAGCCCCATACCGTCCGAGCGGTATCATCATCGGTTTGCCGGTGACGGGGTCTTCGATGACACGGCTTTCCAGGCCAAACACGTCGTGCACCATCTGCTCAGTCAGAATCTTCTCGGGTGGGCCTGCCGCGTAGACTTTCCCGTTGGCCATGGCCAACAGATTGTCGGCGTAGCGGGCGGCCAGATTGAGTTCATGGAGTACCATGACAATGGTGGTGCCACGCTGCTGGTTGAGGTCGGTTAAAAGGTCAAGCACGTCGACCTGGTGATTGATATCCAGAAAGGTGGTGGGCTCATCAAGCAGCAGCACGTCGGTTTGCTGGGCAAGTGCCATGGCGATCCACACCCGCTGGCGCTGCCCGCCGGAAAGTTCATCGACGTGGCGTTCGGCCAACTCACTCATATGGGTGGCGGCCAGGGCGCCGGTAACGGCGGTCTCATCGGCTGCGCTCCAACGCTTGAACAGCCCCTGGTGCGGGTGGCGACCACGGCTAACCAGCTCAAGTACGGTAATACCTTCCGGCGCGATGGGGGACTGCGGCAGGAAGCCTAACTGCTGCGCCAGGCGCCGAGTGGGTAGTTGATGAATGGCGTTGCCATCCAGTAATACGCTGCCTTGCTCGGGCGTTAATAGCCGCGAAAGCACGCGCAAAAGCGTCGATTTTCCGCAGGCGTTGGCGCCCACAATGGCGGTGGTGTGGCCAGCGGGCACCGTTAGGCTAACGTTATCGAGTATGCTGCGTTCCCCATAGCCTGCCACCAGGCCGTGGGCGAGAAGTGAGGAAGCGTTCATAGGGTGCCTTTGGTTTTTTTGTCGCGGATAAGCAGATAAACAAGATAGGGCGCGCCTAATACACCGGTCACGATACCCACCGGATAGCGGGCGGGTAATAGAAACTGGCCCGCATAATCGCCTAACAGCACCAGTAGGGCGCCGACCAGCGCAGAAGGCATTAACAGCGAGCCGCTGCGGCCCATCAGGCGCGCCGCAATGGGGCCAGAAAGAAACGCCACAAATGCTACCGGGCCGGAAACGGCGGTCGCGAAGGCGACCAGCGCAACGGCTGACACCCCGACGATAATGCGCGTAGCAGCCAATCCAACGCCTAGCCCTGCGGCAACATCATCGCCCATGCGCAAGGTTTCGAGGTCGCGACGGCGGCTTAATAGCAGCCCGCCGAACAGCAGTAAACCAATCAATAGTGGCAGTGCCTGGCCAAGCTGAACGCCATTCACGCTGCCGGTGAGCCAGCGCAGGGCTTCTTGCAGCGTCCAGCTTGGCGCGCGCATCAGCAGGTAGGCGGTCACGCTTTGCAGCATTGCGGCCAAGCCAATGCCGATCAGGATAAGCCGCCCGCCGGTCACTCCCTGCCGCCAGGAGAGCGTATAGATCAACAGCGCTACACCCAATCCCGATGCAATCGCCACCACTGAAATCGCGGGGCCACTCAGCGAGAGCACCACAATGGCAAACACCGCCCCCGTACTCGCACCGGTGCTGATACCAATGATGTCCGGGCTTGCCAGCGGGTTGCGTAGCATGGTTTGAAAGGCGATGCCGCCCAAGCCGAAGCAAGCGCCCACTAGCACTGAAACCACTGCCCTTGGCAGGCGTAATTCGCGCACGGTGAAGCCAACCCCAGGCACCTCGGCTCCGCCAAGTACACGTAGCACTGTGGTAAGCGGGGTGAATGACTGCCCCAGCATCAGGGTTAACGCCACACCCGCGAGCAGGCAGGCAGTTAGTACTGTGAGTATACGAAAGCGGCGCTTCGCGTTCGCCCTGAGTATTTGGCCAAAGTGGCTAGCCGCGTTGAGCAGGGGCTGGTTCATAGCGAACCTACTGTGCGGTTGCGCACAATCCAGATAAACACTGGCGCGCCGATAAAGGCAGTCACGATGCCTACGTCCAATTCTGAAGGGTGAGCGATCAGTCGCCCAGCTATGTCTGAAAAGGTTAGTAGCACGGCACCCCCGAGGGCAGAGAAAGGCAGCAGCCAACGGTAATCGCCGCCAGCTAGCAGGCGGCAGGCGTGGGGCACTACCAATCCTACAAAACCGATCGGGCCGCACACAGCGGTGATCGGCCCGCATAGAAGCACCGCACCGATGGCTGACATGGCTCGGGCTACCGCCACCTTTTCACCTAGCCCGGCGGCGGTGTCATCGCCCAGTGCTAGCATATTGAGTTTGCGCGCGGCGAGCAGAGTAATGACAAGCCCCATCGCCAGAAAAGGCAGTATGGGGAGAAGTTGAACGTATGTCGCGCCGCCCACGCCGCCGACTAACCAGGATTGCACCAGCCCACCGATATCGCCACGCGGTAATACCACGGCGGTCGTCAGCGAGCTAAGCGCGGCGGTGATTGCCGCCCCAGCCAGTGCCAGCCTGAGCGGCGTGGCGCCGCCCTGGCCGAGGCTGGCGATTGCGTAAACCGCACAGGCTGCGATACCGGCGCCAGCAATGGCTGTCCAGATGTAGCTGGTCGTCTCATCGATACCGAACCAGGCAATGCCAATCACCACTGCCAGCGCCGCTCCAGCATTAACACCCAGCAGGCCGGGGTCGGCCAGCGGGTTGCGGGTCAGGCCCTGCATGACGCCACCGGAAACGCCTAGGGCGGCTCCGGCCAGCATGGCAAGCAACGTACGCGGCAGGCGGCTGGCCACGGCGGCATCGCCAATGGTTTCTACTTGGCCACTTAGTGCGGCGAAGATTTCCGACCAGCCCACTTCACGGGCGCCAAAAGCCACAGAGAGCATGGCCGCAAGGCCGAGTAGGGCAAGCAGCAACACGCCGCCCGCAAACCGGCGGGTGGCGTGATGTTTGAGGCGTACAATCGCTGAGCGATTAACATCTGAGCCAAGCGCTACGCCGCTACTCGTGTGACTTGCGTGCGGCTTCTGAGAGTAGGTCTGCATAATCTTCCAGCAACCATGAAATCGACATGGGGGTAGGGTTGGCGGCCGTGCCCAGCGGGGTATTGCCGAGGGTGACAATGGCGCCGTTTTCTACCACCGGCAGCCGGGAAGTGAGCGGGTGGGCGTTGAGCTGCTCGATGAGCGGCTGGCCGCCGTAAGTGACGAGAATATCCACATCGTTGAGCTCGTCGATCAGTTCAGAGCTGATCTCGCCAGCGAATTTTCCGAGGGTAGAGTTCTGCCTTACCACCTCCGGCGATGACAGACCAAGGTCGTGGAAAAAGCGTACCCGCGCGTCGTTGTCGGTGTAGAACGAGATGCTCCCCAGGTTGGTGGGGTCTAGGTGGGTAACGAACATGGCGGTTTTGCCCGCAAGGTCCGGATGGCTGGCGGCGGTGTCGGCAATGTGTGCCTCAAGCTGCTCAATGAGCGCCTGACCTTCCTCGGCCATGCCCATGCCTTGGCTGTTCAGTTGGATCATATCGCGCCAGTCGGTCGCCCACGGGCCTTCGGGGTAGGCCACCACCGGGGCAATCTGGCTCAGGGTGGTGTAGTCCGCCTGACTAAGCCCCGAGTAGGCGGCCAGAATCACATCCGGTTGGCTGGCGGCCACGGCTTCAAAATCGATCCCGTCGCCTTCATCGAATAGGTCAGGGGGCGTGGCATCCAGTTCTTCAAGCCGGGTTTCTACCCAAGGCAATAGCCCGTTGCCGTTGTCGTCGCCAAAGTTGGCAGCGGCAAAGCCGACCGGTACCACGCCAAGCGCCAGCGGCACTTCATGATTGGCCCAGGCCACGGTGGCTACCCGTTCGGGCTTTTCGGAAAGTACCGTGGTGCCCAGTGCGTGATCGATTTCAAGGGGATAGGTCTGCGCGCTAACGGTTACTGCGCTAAGGCTGCACATGGCGAGAAGCGCCATGCAGGTGGCTGAACGTTGATGGAGCGATGCCATCGCTTCCTCCGCAGGCTTAGGTGTTTAAAAAGCTTAGGTGTTTAAAAAAGATGCCCCGCCGAGCGTTAAGCCCGCCGTTTCAGTCAGAGGAGGCAAGTGGCTCCATACGGCATGGCGTGTTGCTTTTCTTTTTAAAATAAATGATTATGATTAACATTAGCACTATTGAATCGGTGATGCTAGCTCCGGATACTCTTGCGGCCTTTCAAAAGAAAAACACAAGGCGAGCAAGGCAGGTTTATTCATTTCAAGGGATCTTCAACATGACAGATAGCAAAGGCACCGTCCGGCTTAACGCAAGCCGCTTGCGGTGGCAACAGACGACGACTGCCCTTCTGTGCGGTACGACGCTGGTCACACTTCCCATGCTTGGGAACGCGCAGGAGTCAGGCGAAGGCAGTGACAATAATGAGGGCTATCGCCTAGCACCCATTATCGTCAATGCCCAGGCCTACGCGGATGATGATGCCAACTCGATCGTGGCTCAGGAGCTTTGGGTAGGTGGTAAGGTAGCCACCAGTATTCTCGATACGCCGGCCTCTGTGTCAGTCATTACCGAGCAAGAGATCGAGCAGCGCAACGCCTCTACCACCGAAGAAGTGCTGCAATATACGCCAGGTGTCCTCACCGATTATTACGGCACTGATGATCGTAACGACTATTTTAAAATTCGCGGATTTCAGGCGACCACTTACCGCGACGGGCTGACGCTAGGCTCAATGCGCGGTGTGCGTGAAGAGCCTTATGCTTATGAGCGCGTTGAAGTGTTGCGCGGTGCCAACTCGACGCTGTTTGGCCCGGCGGATCCCGGTGGTTCGGTCAACTTCGTAAGCAAGCGGCCACGCTTTGAGCGGTTTGGCGAGGGCTATCTCTCATACGGTTCATTCGACGCCAAAGAGGCCGGTGTTGATGTGGGTGACACGCTGAACGCTGACGAGACAGTGGCCTACCGCTTTACCGGCACCATCCGGGACAGCGACCGCGAATACGATCACTCCAAAGACAACAATGGTTTCTTGATGGGAGGATTGGCCTGGGAGCCGACGGAGTACACTTCAGCAAGCGTTATCTTCGATTACCTGAAGCGTGACGATACTCCCAATAGCGGTGGTTATCCGCTCGACCGGGAGTACGACCGCAGCAACTTCTATGGCGAGCCTGGTTTTAATTATCACGATGTTGAGCGTACCAGCCTTACCGGACAGCTCACCCATGATTTCAACAACGGGCTGACACTGCGGGGTAATCTGCGCTACAGCGACCTGACTGATGACTTCGGTTACGTTTATATCACTGACTCTGCGGCACGAGTTGGCAGCGTGGTGGATCGCGACTATTTTGGTACCGACAACGAAGCTCAGGAGTTGATCGGCAACGCTATCCTGCAATACGACGCCCGCTTTGATCAGGTCGATAGCAGCACGCTCGTGGGTGTCGAGTACCGCGATGCTTCCACTGAAGACAGTTCGTTTTACGGCGATGCGACCTCCATTGATATCGCAACCCCCGTCTTTAGCGGTGCACCGAGTAGCTTGAACGTCTATAGCGGCAACAAGCAGGACTTCACCACCGAGTCGGTCTTCCTGACACAGAATTTGTCCTTCTATGACCGATTTATTGTGACAGCGGGTGTGCGCAACGACTCGATGGATGTCTCAAGCACCAACATGGCAGGCGTTACCGATTCCGATGACTTCTCAGAGACCTCACTTCGCGGTGCGCTGACCTATCGGGTCACCGACGAAATTTCCACCTATGTCAGCATGGTGGAGTCGGTTGCACCACCCACGATTGGCGTCGATCCCGAACGGGGCGAGCAGTACGAAATTGGTGCGAAATATTCCCCCTTTGGCACGAATGCGCTGTTTTCGGCGGCCATCTATGACCTAACCAGGGATGACGTCACCATCTCGGTTGTACAGGACAATGGCGTTATCGAGCGGGAGACCGTGGGTGAGTCCCGTGTACGGGGCCTTGATCTGGAAGCGAAAGCAGAGTTGACCGATAGCTTTAGCGTGGCCGGTGGTTACTCCTATATGGAGTCGGAAGTGGTACGCGACAGTAACGCCGCCAGAGAGGGTAACGAGTTCACCGCGGCACCCAAACATACGGCGTCGTTGTGGGGCTACTATACCTTGCCAAGTCAGGATATGAGTGTTGGCCTTGGCGCCCGCTACGTCGGTTCTTACTACTTTGATACCGCCAATACGTCCAAAAGCGATGCAGCAACGCTCTTCGATGCGGCCTTCAGCTACCAGCTTACCCAAGACGCCGATTTGGCCGTCAACGTCAGCAACTTACTCGACGAGCAGCACGTGGTCGGTTCCGGCACGGCCGACTACTATAATCCGGGGCGCGAAATCAGCGCTAAAGTGAGCTATCGCTGGTGATGCCCGATCACCCATTCCTAGGCGGTACTGGTCGGGGAGGCTAGCCGATGTATTGGGCCGTCTAGGCAGCCAACGCAAACCCCCGCTTTCAAAGGCGGGGGTTTTTGCGCTTTACGCTTCTTGAACACCGTCAACGATAAAGACGCGGTAGTCGGCACCCTGGAAGCGGTGCTTGCGAGCTTCCTGGTAGGCGGGGCTTTCATACCAGGCGCGTGCAGCGGCCATATCGGGGAAGCGTAGAATGACCGCTCCTTCCATTGCGCTACCTTCCAGTACTTCAAAATCGCCATAAAAAGCCAGTGGCTGTGGGTCGTGGCCTTCACGGGCGGCTTTTGCCTTCTCGCCGTAGCGCTCCATTTCCTCGGCGTCGTGGGTGTGTTCGCGAGTCAGTACGACATAAGCGGGCATTCATTTCTCCTGATGTCATCATTAAGCAATCCGCTAGAGCATATCACCGCCCCACAGCGTAGCCCTATTAGCAAAGCTGCTATTCCGCTTTACTGGCCATATCGGTAGTTAAAGGTGGCATCGGTTTCGGCGTTGGCCCTATCAAGGCGACGGGCTCAAGCTGCTCGTTCTCGAGCGTTGCCAGGACGATCTCATAACAGTCGTCGATATGGCTGTTGCCCATGTATTTCATGGTGGCAAAGCTGATGCCGCCCGCAATGGCGCTGCCCAGGAAGGGTACATACTTCGACGCACTTTTTGCCGAGATTCTCCCAGCCATCTTTTTGAACATCACCGTAATCAATTTACGGGTGATATATTTGCCCGCCATCTTGCTGCCGGTCGTTGAGATGGAGGCCATTACGAACAGACGGGTCTCTGCATCCAGGCTCTCGATCTGTTCCGGCGATAAGCCAAATTGCTCGTTAATCTTCGGGATTAATCGCAGCAATATAGCGACATCGGAACCGATGTTCACGCCTGGGATGGGAATGATGGCGGTGCCAGCGGAAAGGCCAGAGCTCTTCGTAACCATCGAGCGGCACGATTGCTTGATGGCTTCGAGTTCTTCCAGTGACTCGATCATATAAGGTCCTTTTTAGATCAAACGGAAAAGGCGGCGGTCTATGCGGCTGCCGCCACTTTCACACTGTTGGTTTAAGTGGCTTATTCGTCACCATCATAGGTGACGCGCCAAATAGCGTTCGTTAGATCATCGGCGATGATAAGGGCGCCTTCGGGGTCGATGGTGACGCCGACCGGACGGCCGCGGGTTTGACTATCTCCAGTAAGAAAACCAGAAACGAAGTCGATAGGGTCGCCGGAAGGGCTGCCGTTGCTGAAAGGCACAAATACGACCTTATAGCCAACGGGGTCGGCGCGGTTCCAACTGCCGTGTTCGCCGATAAACACGCCTTCCGCGAATTCATCGCCCATTTCAGGAATGGAAAAGGCGAGCCCTAAAGGTGCTACGTGCGAACCCAGGCCATAGTCGGGCGAAATCGCCGATTCCACCTTGTCAGGATTCTGCGGGCGAACGCGTGGGTCGACGTGCTGACCCCAGTAACTGTAGGGCCAGCCGTAGAAACCGCCTTCCTGAACCGTCGTTAGGTAGTCGGGCACCAAGTCTGGGCCTAACTCGTCACGCTCATTGACCACGGCCCAAAGTTGGTCCGTGTCGGGCTGAATGGTCAGAGCCGTCGGGTTGCGCAGGCCAGTGGCATAAGGCCGATGCAGGCCGGTTTCGGCATCGATTTCCCAGACCTCAGCGCGATTGACCTCAGCAGCCATGCCGCGCTCGGTGATGTTACTGTTGGAGCCAATACCCACGTATAAGAACTCACCATCGGCGCTAGCGGTCATCGCTTTCGTCCAGTGGTGATTGATTTCAGCGGGTAGCTTGGTCAGTTCTTCCGGTGGCCCGCTGGCTTCGGTTTGGCCTTCCTCGTAGTCAAAACGGACGACGGCATCTTGGTTGGCCACATAAAGATTGTTATCAACCAGTGCCAGCCCGTAGGGGGCGTTGAGGTCTTCCGCAAACACCGACTGCTCATAATTACCATCGCCATTTTCATCGCGCAGCAGGGTTAAGCGATTACCGCTCTCAACACTGGTGGTGCCCTGGCTTTTGATATACCCAGCAATGAAGTCTTTTGGCTTCAACTTGGGGGCATTGCCGCCGCTCCCTTCGGCCACCAAAATATCGCCGTTAGGCAATACCAGCGTTTGCCGCGGGATCTGAAGATCGGTGGCAATGGCGGTAATCGAGTAGCCCTCGGGCACAGTGGGCGTTTGGTCGCCCCACTCTGCGGGTTCAGGTATCGTCATGTCGGGCAAAAGCCCGCGCTGCGGTTCAGGAAGGTCAGGATTAGGGCCATACTGTTGTACGTCTTGGGCACTGGCGCTACTGATTATCAGCAGAGCCGATAGGGGCGCAGCATAGAGGCTAGTAAGTTTCATGATTTAACACCCGTGCCAAGGCGAGAAAAGCCGACCCAGGTGGCCGTACCTGCCAGCAATACAACGACGATCGAAAGAGCAAAACCAGCTGGCATCATGGCCCAGGCATCCCGCGCATGTGCCAACGCATTGACCAAGGCAAGTATCCAGGTAAGTAGTAGAAGTGCTGGATAAATCATCAGAGCCAGGTTGCGCTCAGGCGTACGAAAGAAGCCAACAATCGAGCATAAAAACGCCAGGCCTGTAAAAACAAGCCCACCTAAGTTGAGCCATGAGGCAAAAGTAGCCCACTGAATATGGTAGCTCGTTGAGTAGGCGTAATCGCACATCACGGTGCCAAGAAAGAGAGGAAGAGTTCCGGCAAGTAGTACGGTGTGAAGCGGATGTAACCTGCGAGGATAAGTGTGCTCATTAGAGGCTTTCACGGCAAACTCCTTATGCTGTTCAAGCTAATTGATTTATCTTAGCTGGCGGGATGCATGCGCCCAGCCAGCCCAGACAACGCCACCATTTTCGTTAGAAAAGTGTAGTTGATGATCAAAAGCTTGCCCAAAGCGAGGCAAGCCTGTGGCTGGAAAAAGAGAGCAGGAATATTGTTACGAGTGAATAGTGTTATTGGATTTTATACCGTCTGTCAGTCAGCTTACCCTTAGCTATCGGAGACGTATCCCGGCAGCACTGCCTCGGCCTCGATAGCGATTAGCCATTCCGGTTCGGCAAGGCCGTACACAATCAACCAAGTAGCAGCTGGCGGGGCAATGGGGAAACGCTGCTTCAGCGCCTCCATCACTACTTGCTGGTCGTAGCGTGCGGATTCGGCCAGGTAGATTCTCAGCATCACCACCCGCAAGAGATCGCCACCGAGTGCCGTTAGTAACCGTTCGATGTTATCGAGTGCTGCCTGGGTCTGCTCGGGAAGTTCGGGGCCCGCCAAACGGCCTTCTGCATCGACGCCTACCTGATTGGACATCAGCACCCGGGAGCCCCCCTGAACCAACACGGCCTGACTGTGGCCTTCGGCCAAGGTATCGGGCAGATTGGATGGATTAAGGGGCTTACGTCTTAAAATTTGCATGACAACCTCGTTGGTAAGTTCTTTACTAGACCTATCCCTCGATCAATTGTGCGTTATGCCCTTCGGGCTATGCTCACACATCGTGTATTCACTGATACTGTTTTTGCGGGCTACGGGTATCGTTTTCGCTGCATAGCGTCATGATCAATCCGGGGTGGGCGTTGTGGGCGGTCAGCACCCAGTCGTGTGCCATGGCAATCTCCTGGCAGATGGCCAATCCTAAACCGGCGCCATGGTCGCGCCGATGGGCGCCGCGCCAGAATCGTGTGAACAATAGGGGGAGGTTTGTCGAATCGACGCCAGGCCCCCGGTCACGCACGGTTATGGTATTGCTTTGGATCTCTATGCTGACGACGGTCTGAGCGGGAGCATGCTGGATGGCGTTCTCCAGCAAATTCTTGAGCAGGGTGAAGCATGCCCCGCGATCAGCCACCCATGTCACCTTGTCGTCGGCGGCGAGTACCGTTAAATGCACGTCGGCGGACTCCGCCATGCGTTGCAAGTAGGTGGAAGCTTCGTGGGCGATGTCGTGCATTCGAGCAACACTAAACTGGTAGTTGTGCGCCTCGCTCGCTTCGGCCAGAAGTAGCAGTTGTTGTACCTGCCGCGTCATGTACTCGACATCGCTCAATAATGCCTTGCGGCCACTTCGCCCCACCTCAAGCAACTCAACCTGCCCGCGGATCAGCGCCAGTGGCGTTTTTAACTCATGGGCTGCATGGCCGAGAAATTCCTGCTGCAGGCGATAACCCCGCTCAAGGCGTTCCAGAGCGTGATTGAAGCTATCTACCAGCGGGGCAATTTCCACAGGCACGGCGTCCGTATCGAGCCGGGCGTCTATAGAGCGCGGTGAGATAGCCGCCGCCGATTTGGAAACATCGCGCAGCGGCTTGAGGGTGAAGCGCAAGGTAATGTAGGCGCATAAACCGAAGGCGGCGAACATGACAAAGCCAAACACCAGTACGCCTGCTACCACCAGTGGAAAGGCAACCAGATAGAGGACATCAAAGAATCTTGCACTGGCGACGAACTGCAGATACCACGTTCTTCCACCATGCTCAAAGGGCTGCGTAG is part of the Halomonas alkaliantarctica genome and harbors:
- a CDS encoding DUF2231 domain-containing protein: MKASNEHTYPRRLHPLHTVLLAGTLPLFLGTVMCDYAYSTSYHIQWATFASWLNLGGLVFTGLAFLCSIVGFFRTPERNLALMIYPALLLLTWILALVNALAHARDAWAMMPAGFALSIVVVLLAGTATWVGFSRLGTGVKS
- a CDS encoding Rid family hydrolase, whose translation is MQILRRKPLNPSNLPDTLAEGHSQAVLVQGGSRVLMSNQVGVDAEGRLAGPELPEQTQAALDNIERLLTALGGDLLRVVMLRIYLAESARYDQQVVMEALKQRFPIAPPAATWLIVYGLAEPEWLIAIEAEAVLPGYVSDS
- a CDS encoding TonB-dependent siderophore receptor produces the protein MTDSKGTVRLNASRLRWQQTTTALLCGTTLVTLPMLGNAQESGEGSDNNEGYRLAPIIVNAQAYADDDANSIVAQELWVGGKVATSILDTPASVSVITEQEIEQRNASTTEEVLQYTPGVLTDYYGTDDRNDYFKIRGFQATTYRDGLTLGSMRGVREEPYAYERVEVLRGANSTLFGPADPGGSVNFVSKRPRFERFGEGYLSYGSFDAKEAGVDVGDTLNADETVAYRFTGTIRDSDREYDHSKDNNGFLMGGLAWEPTEYTSASVIFDYLKRDDTPNSGGYPLDREYDRSNFYGEPGFNYHDVERTSLTGQLTHDFNNGLTLRGNLRYSDLTDDFGYVYITDSAARVGSVVDRDYFGTDNEAQELIGNAILQYDARFDQVDSSTLVGVEYRDASTEDSSFYGDATSIDIATPVFSGAPSSLNVYSGNKQDFTTESVFLTQNLSFYDRFIVTAGVRNDSMDVSSTNMAGVTDSDDFSETSLRGALTYRVTDEISTYVSMVESVAPPTIGVDPERGEQYEIGAKYSPFGTNALFSAAIYDLTRDDVTISVVQDNGVIERETVGESRVRGLDLEAKAELTDSFSVAGGYSYMESEVVRDSNAAREGNEFTAAPKHTASLWGYYTLPSQDMSVGLGARYVGSYYFDTANTSKSDAATLFDAAFSYQLTQDADLAVNVSNLLDEQHVVGSGTADYYNPGREISAKVSYRW
- a CDS encoding DUF1330 domain-containing protein, yielding MPAYVVLTREHTHDAEEMERYGEKAKAAREGHDPQPLAFYGDFEVLEGSAMEGAVILRFPDMAAARAWYESPAYQEARKHRFQGADYRVFIVDGVQEA
- a CDS encoding PQQ-dependent sugar dehydrogenase, yielding MKLTSLYAAPLSALLIISSASAQDVQQYGPNPDLPEPQRGLLPDMTIPEPAEWGDQTPTVPEGYSITAIATDLQIPRQTLVLPNGDILVAEGSGGNAPKLKPKDFIAGYIKSQGTTSVESGNRLTLLRDENGDGNYEQSVFAEDLNAPYGLALVDNNLYVANQDAVVRFDYEEGQTEASGPPEELTKLPAEINHHWTKAMTASADGEFLYVGIGSNSNITERGMAAEVNRAEVWEIDAETGLHRPYATGLRNPTALTIQPDTDQLWAVVNERDELGPDLVPDYLTTVQEGGFYGWPYSYWGQHVDPRVRPQNPDKVESAISPDYGLGSHVAPLGLAFSIPEMGDEFAEGVFIGEHGSWNRADPVGYKVVFVPFSNGSPSGDPIDFVSGFLTGDSQTRGRPVGVTIDPEGALIIADDLTNAIWRVTYDGDE
- a CDS encoding iron-siderophore ABC transporter substrate-binding protein, producing MASLHQRSATCMALLAMCSLSAVTVSAQTYPLEIDHALGTTVLSEKPERVATVAWANHEVPLALGVVPVGFAAANFGDDNGNGLLPWVETRLEELDATPPDLFDEGDGIDFEAVAASQPDVILAAYSGLSQADYTTLSQIAPVVAYPEGPWATDWRDMIQLNSQGMGMAEEGQALIEQLEAHIADTAASHPDLAGKTAMFVTHLDPTNLGSISFYTDNDARVRFFHDLGLSSPEVVRQNSTLGKFAGEISSELIDELNDVDILVTYGGQPLIEQLNAHPLTSRLPVVENGAIVTLGNTPLGTAANPTPMSISWLLEDYADLLSEAARKSHE